The genomic interval aagatttaacggcgttgtgctttaataaaaaaaaaatagggttCAAAGTTAAATCCACTGGGATTTGACTGAACAGATGGACCGCCGGCCAAACGAACAAGCCCACCACTCCCACTGTCCCACGCAACGAACTGAAGCTCATGCGATCAAAAATtcaaggaataagtccacttacACTCTCTTagaagtgacccgaatctaatatgtaaccctcaaccgcaaaatcaGATAGGATAGGATGActcccgaactattgaaaccagtataatttgactccctcagtgATTTTGCTGATGTAGCGCTGACGTGGCAATGTTGACCTAGTCTTCGTCacacgtggcgcttacgtggcattacaattaaaaaaatatatgtgggacccatctgtgattcacacaaaaatatattgtggtccccactgacatgtggggcccacatgtcatcctctctctctctctttcttcctccttcctctctcccctttctctctcccccttttctcttcACCTTCTCTCTCGTGGAGCAATAGACGGGCAGGGGTAGCGACAGCGGGCGggagccggagcggcggcggccggcaatgaccggagcggcagcggcggcaggcagGCTCGATGAAGCGGGACTTGAGCTTGGTGAGCGACGACCGGCGGTGGAGTAGCGCGGCAACGACAGCGGACGCAATCCcgtcgcgccgcggccgcccatGCGACAAAAGGAACGCCGTGCCGGGGGagaaaggggagggaggagaaagagatgcGGATGCAGGGGAGTGGGTGGGTCTTCCTCGCCGGCCGACCGGTCAAGGGCGTCGAGGGCTCCGCCTTCGTCCATGGCGCTTGGATTAGGGCGCGGCGGACTCCCTCAAATATAGGTCAAGCTGCAGTTTCACTAATTCACCACTTCCACCGCCTCTACCTCGCCACGAGCACGAGCCACCACCACCCCTTGCCGACATCGCTTCGTCCTCGTCACAGGAGCCGTTGGCTTCGTCGGCTGCCACGCAACTGCCGCCCTGCAAATCACAACACTACTaaaatctgaactctgaattccTGAATGCCCAGTTGTTTGGTCTTCACAAATGCTCCTATATATACAAGACAATTACTACCGCAAGAACACAGAATTAGATCGGTTTTGCAGTAGCACACACAATGATCCAAGGAAAATGGATTAACATCAATGGCAGTCGTTTTCAGGAGGCGGATCGGCAAGGCGATCGTCGTCGTGAGTAGTCTGAAGCTCTGAAACGAACTAATCGACGAGCGGCACATACAGGAGAAGATAATCGGTGGAGAGAGATCTCATGAGCTGTTGCTATCGCATTCAAGCGCCATGACCAGTACGCCGTTGCTATCGGTTTTGGGGAGGCTTTGCAACCTCCGGcaacggcgtcgtcggcgtcaacagcggtggcggcgcagtcGGAAATCCTCCTCGGGGTGGCGCTCCCGGACGACATCGCCTTCCCGGCTGGAGGTGGAGCACGGCGATGGGATCGGGGCGGCCGCCGCTTCAGCTCCCGCCGGCTGCCACCACTCCggcccccgcccgccgccgctccagcccgtGCTCCCCGCAGCCGGCCGAGAggaaggaagaggggaggaagaagagagaaagaggatgacatgtggggcccactgacatgtgggccccataattTTTATGTGAATGATAAACGGGTCCCACGTATACGTTTTTAATTCAAATaccacctaagcgccacatcaacCCCACAGATTAGGTCAacaatgccacgtcagcgaaaccaccctccaaaaccaccaaggaagtcaaattgtaccggtttcaatagttcaaGGGTCAGGATATCCAGTTTTGcagtttagggtcatggattagattcgtgtcacttttaagggagtaaaagtggacttattccaaaattcaaaatggacagttttttttgggaataagttcacttggtgaccctcaaaagtgattgaaatttaatccgtgaccctaaaccacaaaaccggatatcttaaCCCCCAAACTAtggaaaccggtgcaatttgactccctcagtggttttggaggacggtttcgctgacgtggcggtattgaccagGTCTTCTTTACACGTGGCGTTTAGCTGacatttagaattaaaaaatatgtgtgggacccatttgtcaatGACACAGAAAATAGattgtaggacccacatgtcccttctctctcccctccctcagttccctctctctcctcgtcgttccctctctctctctcccgcggcaGGCGGAGACGGAGGCACGGCGACctacgagcggcggcggcacccggGCTGAGCTCCACCACGGCGAAGATGGAGGAGACcacagcggcagcggtgggagGCACACGCAGCGGGGTACAGCGAGCTCGGCCCAGCAGTGGGAGGAcgaggggagccggcggcggtgcgtgCGGCGGCTGAGGGATGGGGGCCGGCGGgcgggagctggcggcggcgggagagcggGTGGGCGAGGGCAGCGGTGGCTCGTGGCAGagggaggacgaggagaagtgGCGGCCGAGGTATCCGAGTTCCTCTTCGGGCGCTTCGCCGCTGACCACGCCGCCATCACCATCGCCATTTCAGCAGTCAAAGTCGAAGTCGCCGCCGTGGCATGCTTCTCCCGCCTGCCGCCGTTCCCCTCGTCCTCCCACTGCttctcccgcccgccgccgttccccttgTCCTCCCACTACttctcccgcccgccgccacccaccgtcgccgcccgtggGCTGTTGCCACCGCCGCTTGGCCGCCGACGACGTCTCGATGCCGGCCGCCGCATCAGCTCCAgctcacggccgccgccgccactcgctCCCCGCGGACGGTCgtagaggagagggagaaagaaagagagaagggaagggaggaagaagaaagggagaagatggcgtgtggggcccacatgttagtgggccCCATAATTGTGtatgtgaatgacaaatgagtCCCacgtataattttttaattgaaatgccacctaagcgccacgtcaacgccacgtgtaaatgagacccggtcaataccgccacatcaacgccacatcagcgaaattgccctccaaaaccgccgagggagtcaaattgtaccggTTTCCATAGtttgggggtcaagatatccggttttgtggtttagggtcacggattagattttaATCACTTTTGAGAGTcaccaagtgaacttattccttttttttaagggtGAATAACTAACATGGTCACTGAAGTTTCGCTTTGGGCTCAGTTTAGTTCTTGAGGTTTCAaatcgtccaaacaagtcctccaaattaatcatttgggttaatatagtcctttGACCCAAAAAAAAGCCACGTGAgcatgccaagtcatcctcGCATGCAGCGGTATGAACaaaatgaccattctacccttatataccatatagaaaagaaagaagaaaaaagaagataaatgttTCACACGTATATGATCGTTTTATAATTATCACTTACGATTGCTACAGCCAAGCACTGATCATGTAAATTAACAATGTCAGGACTGGGCTGGCCTGTTATTTTTtctgtttgtcttttttttttcctatatggtatataagggtagaataGTCATTTTATTCATACCACTACATACAAGAATGACTTGATATGCTTTcgtggctttttttttctaaggactatattaacccaaataatAAGTTTGGAGGACTTTTTTGGACGATTTGAAACATCAACAACTAAATTGAGCCCGAAGCGAAACTTCATAAACCGTATTGGCtattcaccttttttttattggaaaatGGAGTCGTACAACGTATACTGGTAACAAAAAAAGTCCAAGTATATTTGGTCCCGTCAGAGCCCCATCAATCGAAATTGTTcccaaaataaaacaagatCAGCCCAACCTGGTCTATCCGCTCAAGATACTGAGCAGATTCAATGAGATGCCAAGTTGGAAGGGCAGGTCAATCTAGAAATACAGATGTGGACATACTGCGTAGTTACTGATGATACCATGTTGGTGCTTAGTATGTGGTATACCATGTCAGCGCCGGGATCTCGAAAGGATTATGAcagttttggaccggaatgacacACTTTGTCAAATTATGAGACCTGAATAgcacaagtttagagaccggccGTGCACTTTACTCTATAATTCAAGGAACAAGCCAtacataacaaaaaaaagtgggttcaaaaagttaaaacaaaatGATATATATCTCATCACCAAACCAATCTTTTGAACCATATGGTGGAAGTTACGACTAGAATTCCATCGATGCTATAGAACAATCATGACGATAGTATGATTCATATCTGGACTAACCATAGGCTTCAGGGCATCTAAACGAATTTCAATATTGTCTCCTAGGTGGTTTCGATTCTGCTACTGTAACTCGGATCTGTCTGCCATCCATGTCCTGCACAACAAAGAAAATAGGCTTGTTTTAGCACACACTAAAAGAACAATGATGCTGAAAGACATATGAGAATAAGAAACCAGCCAGACTTAGTGAAAACTCACAGCGCCATCAAGATTTGAAACTGCATTCTCAACCTCTTCAGCGGAACCATAAGTGACAAAACCAAATCCCCTTGACCTGCCACTCTCCCTGTCATAGATGACCTTGGCTTCCAAGACCTCCCCTTCCCCACTGAATAGATTTGCGAGAGCTGCATTGTCAACACCCCAAGAAAGGTTACCTACATAGACCCTGTTGGCCTCACCCCTGGGTGCTCTCCGCGATGATTGCTcccttggtggtggtggccctgAGTTAACCCTCAAAGATCTCCCATCAAGTATCTGTTTTAAGAAATGAAATCAGCAAATTAGTTAAGCACAATTCAATGATGTTGTATAGGATATAACACAACATATGTCCAGCAACATGCCAGAAAAGAGTAAATTAAAGTTTGTTTTCTAGTCATGAATAAGCTAAAAGCAAACCAGGATTAAAACAAGCAAGCAGGTTCATATCGAGCAACCTCAGCTACAGTTATCTTGAAAGAATGCAAGCCACAGCATGCAAACCAAAGAGATGAAATAGGAGCGCACTTTATGCAATATATTTTTAGCCAGCCCATATACCAACATGGAGCAAAAATAATGACTTAGAAGTATGGAAGCATATACTCACATAGCCATTGAATTGCTCGACAGCTGCCTCAACTTCTTCAACACTAGACATTGTCACAAACCCAAACCCACGACTCCTTCCAGTCAGCTTATCATAGATGACCTGCAACAATGCAGTTTATCATGATACAATATAGGAAAAATCAACCAAAGCCGAGTACTACTCTTAAAATTGAGCAATTAACCAGAAAAATGCAATCCTAAATCTTTCGCCAGTCACAGAATTAATAGCATGAGCGCCAGCACACCAAATTTAACAACCTTAAATAATGGCAACCTTATCGCATCCttaatcatctccaaatacaacCTCACAATGAGCAcccgaaataagttttttttttcttaaaagaacgAGAATATGCCCACACTACCATATGCAACCCAATTGTATCGCGGTTTAAGCTAAATTAACAACAGAATGAATTTGTCGTGAACTGTAATATGAAGCAACTAGACACAATCATTCATCACCACTTCACCAGCGACCAGCGGTCCATTTCTGGTTTCACAAAGACAGGGACACACCAGCGAGCGACTCGACGAAGGTGGTGTGATAGGAGTACTTAGTAAGGCGAGAGGAATGGGGTGGTGACCTCGACCATCTCGACGGAGCCGGCCTGCTCGAAGAGGCCGGCGAGCTGGGCGCTGTCGACGCTGAAGGGCAGGTTGCCGACGAAGACCCTCAGGTCGTCGGAGAACTCCTCGCCCCCggagccctcctcctcctcctcctccgtctcgaCCTCCTCCGacacggccacggccaccggCACGAAGGGGCTGGTCCTCCTCCGCGGCCATcccgcgacggcgagggcggggagcagcggcttggagaggaaggagagggaggaggaggcggggttggaggaggtggaggggagggggaggaggtgcggggagagGGCGGTGGAGAAGAGCGTGGCCGCCATGGGTGAGGAGGAAAGGGGATGGGATCGATAGGGTTTTGGGGATAAGGcggagtgaggagaggagagagcacAAACTGGGAAGAGGCAAcagtagaggagaggagacgggtTTTATATTGTTTGTTTATACTTGTAGCTAATTTGCCCGTGCATGACCACCAAATCTTAAAAGGATAATTTTGGCATTCATTTCAAAGCCTTAAGAATCTACAATTCCGGCTGTCTTTTGCCATCAATATTTAGATGCTTACTAAATTAGCCAGACCAAGAAACACAAAGCTAACATAGATCTATATTGTTTCAGGATGAAACACCAACACCACCAACAGCGTGAAAGCCCACACGCTAGTAAGAGTGGTGGTGACGGAAGATTCACTAGCATCACCACTGCCCACATTTAATGTAGTATAGATATTGGCTTCGCTTTTCTGACATGGATGAGCAAAAACTACCCTCTCTGTTTTTTTCGTTGGTTAACTACCGTCAAACATTTGGGAAATGAGATAGTATTTTTAATAGCGGGTATATATCTTCTACTTAATTTTACTATTGCTTCCATCACAaggtaattttatttttcacacatTCCGCATATACCGATacaaatataaatttgtatGGGCCTAGGAATCAGTAGGTAGTAgctttgtgtgtgtgtctatatatatatatatatatatatatatatatagaattgTTGTGAATCCATTCCAATCGAATATTGAGTAATCAAATCCTTCAAATCATAGTTTTCGAAATCTTTTTAAAAGCGGATTAATCGGACGAGGATAAAGAGAGAGTCCCATTCTACATGTCAATACTGATAAGAATGAAATTTCTGGTAAAAGGAAAATCCGTCGACTTTCTAAGTCGTGAGGGTTCAAGTCCCTCTATCCCCAAACCCTCTTTTATTCCCTAACTCTAGTATTTATATATGCCAATGTGTGAATGCAAAAGGTGAAGGTAAGGCCCACAAGAGAAAAGAAGACCTCTCCATACCCCCACACTgtttattgtacaaataatatAGTTAATTTGCTTATTACTGATAGTAGTTACACTTTAACAAACCCTAATATATTTGTCCCTCACTTTTATAAACTCTAAAACTGGGACATGCAAGATGATGAAAGGTGGACTATAAATAAGTTACCATCCCTCCCAGATGGGTTGACTCCTCCAGCCAAACAATCCCCTAGcgtctgtctagattcgtagtactaggatatgtcacatccctcTAAAATCTCTTACATTAGGACATCCACAATGTGGGAGAAAAGCAGGTAATAGGCATTGAATGCTTCCTTCCAACCTGGTTATATACACTGTGATGTGAAAGCTGGTATTAGCTGTTACCCAATCATCACGTTGCTACCGgcaacaaacaaataaaaatgaattgtaGTTCAGTCACAAGCTAACAAATGTACCTTTTGTGCATGGACCCACCTTGTTTTCTCCATCATAGGCTTATATATATTGGGGTACAGATCCCCTAGAGTTGAGTACAACTCCACCGGGTGAATTTTATCAAATCCATGGCATCTATTGCTTCCTATGGCTGAGATGAAGCCATCTATTGCTTCCTATGGTTTGAATGGgaattactttattttttttattatgttagTAATGGTTAAGTTTCTGCCTACCAAATTAACAAAGTATACATGTTCTCTTCTTTCCCAAACACAAGAAGCTAcgttcatgtaaaaaaaaaagtgttaacCGCATAGTACATGCAAACACACATAAACCATATACATGCAAAACTAGAGGCACGTGCTCAGTACGGTGTTTACACCATGGATTAATCAAAGAATTTCTGGGTTATGCAAGTAAAATTAGCTTGTATATTCTCAAATTGTCTAAATATATTGTAGACGGTGATTTGTTATTGTTACAAGATTAGgataaattcttttttttttcaaaagagacTAGTGGGAAGTGGGAACTAATGGCTTCATCCCAACCGTCGATAAAAAAGAGACCGTAGAGATTCTATCAAATCCACCGATGGAGTTGGAGTGACTCCAGGGGATCCAGACCCATTGCACATGCCCTTATACAATAGAGGGATCATGTTCGTAGTAATGTACATatcatatcttactataaagttatcccccactaactccttaagcttaacatgcaaagatgccacatcatatcatccactaacaagatgccacatcatcatccactaatccactaattaacaagatgccacatcatcatccactaacaatcatcacatttaaacatcacgcaaacatgttatatctttatagtttttataatttaagagcttttcaaatacaaacatgttaaattatcatccaacataattcacataatgtttcaatgtatatctttattatgttttatgatatcctatatacttatatagtttatcctcacttagttggtgcttaaataattaatctatggtccaaattatctctctccttttttcctctaattaagtcatatcacatcaattgttttctGCCTTTAGAtaattaatctacggtccaaactatctccctacttttcttctttcataaagtcataccaccttactttttacgtttgaatcaccattctacatactatttaaatttaaattatcataaaccacattattttacttaatctgatgttatctagctatcttacacgttattttttttattgttatcatactaaatttccGTAGCAATGCACGGGGTTTCGCCAGGTATAATATATGGCAGCTGCCGATGAATCTTTTCCCCACCGAAATATGCACAGCGCGCACAGCGAGAGAAAAAAGTGGCAAAATGGAGATGGAACATGGAAGGGAAAAAATGTGGCAAAAAAAAGTGGCCCATGCAGGTCTCGAACCTGCGACCTTCGCGTTATTAGCACGACGCTCTAACCAGCTGAGCTAATAGGCCTTTCTGTGCATTTTGCACTTTATCCTACTAATATTGGTAGTTCCTTTATTCATTTAAATACAATTGCCACAACACTACATTTGTCTAGGAAAATCACAACAGCACCGGTCTATGAAAATCACGTACTACAAAGTGCTCAGTAGTCCATCACCAACAACAGTGGACATCAATCAGTACATAAGAATGATCGGCTAATTCGACCAAACTGTTCAAATACAATGTTGAGAGAATTGCTTTTACATGCATAAACaaatttggccaaaaaaaaagaaatatactgAAAGCAGCACAATACTGTTTGCCATGTTACCGCCTACATCGAAAATGTATCATAGTCTACAGCAATACACTAACAAATGCCCTGCATGGCATGGCACCAACGTTCTGCAACTCCAGCAGTGGTTCCATATAGCAGTGGACAAGTCTGCAGTAGCAGCACACGGCGTATGCTCCTGCACCTCCATGAGAAGGgtaaagaagaggaaaagacTCCAAAACACAAAGGAAACTCTTAACTCGATAAAATCTCAACCCAGTTATTAACTTTGAGAGGTTCTCTGAAACTTACCCACACTCAGATTGAGCATCAGAGCACACGTGCACATCAAGTCAAGATCCCATGTATAGCATGGCTTGCACAATTGCATGTTAGGGCTTTTATGATCTATAAATCAGCAAAAGCGAAAACTTCCAGCTAACTGTAAATCGCCATAGTAGTCATATAGCTTACCAGACAGGTTGATACCAGAAGACCATGCTGAGATTGGTTTATAGGTAAACTTAAGTTTTATGTTAGCCTATTTTGAGCTCACTGAGGAGGTACAATTCTCTGGGGAACTATGTGCAGATAGGAACGAATGTGAAGGATGACACGATCCACATCCTTAAAGCAAGGGCAAGTAACTTCTAGGCTTTTGGTTGGCAAACAGGGAACCAAGTTCTTCCACACGAACTACTAAGATGAAGCAGGTTGCACGAGAACACATACAGGAAGTCTCAACTGTGAACTTTCAATACATAGGTTTAGAACATGTAAGACGGGGAATCAACATAGTCCCAGAGGAAAATATAAGTAAATGCTGTATACTAGGGAAATAAGATGGTCTATGGCATCCAGGCAGGTCCCTCTTAGGCAAAGCTTCCAGGTTGGGGCCATACTCTTGGTCATCTGGTTTGGGAAGGGGCTCCAATAAGCAGGCTCCATACTTCATTGGTCTTGGCATTCTTTTGTCTTGGCTGTTTTTAGTAAGGGAGGTGGGCATGGGGCAAAGGTGAAAAGAACAGGTCCATCAGAAGATAGCTGAGCTGGGTTAAATGTGTTTAAAAGGCAGAAATGCAATAAGGAGCAAGTCTTGATCGCATGATCATTCTGTTCATTTCAAGACAAGGTGGACGAACCATACCTGTTGCATTTGTCAATCTAAGTCCTAATAACCATGTCGCTTTCCATAGGAAAATGAACTAGGGCCAGATAACCTGATGAAAAATGAAATGTGCTAAGTGAGCAAAACATATGATATAAAGATTAATGAAATATTAAGTAGACTAggcctaaaaaaaattagtgcacACTTAAGAGTGAATTTCCATACATAGAGAAACATAAATATTTGGTATTATGACAGGTACTGTCTATACTGCTGACTCATAAAGTACAGGTATGCTTACCCACTGCTACCAGAACGACCACTATATCCACCATAAGCCCCATAACCTCCTCCAGAGACCTGGAGAAATTCCAGTCGAAGTTTTGATAAGAGTCTGTTAGCATGAAGAGGAAAGGAAGGGAAGTGAAAGGGAAGCTATACCTGGGAGCTGCCATAACTTGCATAGCTGTCAATAGGGCCAATATCATCTGAGCCACGATATCCACTTGAATATGGATAATCATGCCCAAGAGGCTTAGTATCTCTGCCTAGATACTTTGGCCCTTCAGAAACACCAACTGGAAGAGGATGGTAAGGGATTACAGGTGGGAAACCTGATAAAGCACCTTCTCTTTCAAAGAAATTGGCTTTCAGCCTAGTAGTTATTTGCAGAAGAGCATGTCTTACAACATCAAGGTCTCCACTGATCTGTTGTGCAAGCAAATTACATTGGTGAACTCATCGCAGTACAAAagaccagtaaaaaaaaaattaaaacataagtTTAAATTGTACCTGAACCATCTCTTCGTCTTCTGCTGCTACTTTTGGTACATTCTCCTTAGAAAGGATACGTATGTTTGCTCTTGATGTTCTCCTTATCTCAGTAATGATTGAACCACCTTTTCCAATCAAGCACCCAATACGTGATGTCGACACCAACAAGCGTGTTGTGTAAGACGGGATCACTGATTCCGGATCAGTTTTCTCACTGCATCTTGGTTGTAAATGAACTGCAGCATTTATTGTTGGGGAGACAGGATCTTCAAAGAACTGCATGAGAAAGAGAAAGCGGAATTGATCAGGACTAGAATTAAATATCCGCATGGATGCTAAATCAGCAGAGGACCGTAGGAGAAAAGCACCTCCTTTGCAGAAACAGTAATTATGCAGTCATCTTCAGTATTTGAACTATCAACTTTGATAAAGGCTCCAGACTCCTGCCTAATCTGTTTGATAATTCCACCACCCTTTCCAATTACACCTCCCACATTTGATGCAGCACAAAGAAGGCGCAAGCTAAATTCCTTTGCAGAGCTCTCCTCCCTCCGTGGTTGATATATAGAAGGCCAATCTCCAGCCACATCACCTTTGTATCCTCCATAAGAACTAATTAAAGGCGTAATCCCCACAACCGGTGCAGTTGAGGAACTACCAAGGTGGGAGCCCACTGGATAAGGCTGTGTCATGCTGGATGCAAGAAGATGCTGTGACCTAGATGGGTTGTCATGGAGACGAGATGACACTTGAAGAAGAGCTTTTCTGACAACTGTTGAGTCCCCAGATATCTAGTGCCAAAAGAATAAAGGGTTCATTAGCATTATTGACTATTCCACAGATGgcatagcaaaaaaaatcaagtactGTAAATGATAAATTAAACTAGTAAAAGTTATTTTGCTGGTTGACTGGAAAGTGAAAACAGCTACTATTAAATCTAAGTCACTGCACCTTAAAAAGGGTACTCCGTAAAAGAGAATGTTGCGGACGTGTCACAAATAACCCATGTTACCAAACAGAGCCATAAATGCCTATAGTAGTAACGCATGTACGACATGTGTAACGCGGGAAAAAGATGGAAACAGAGATCCTCCACAAACCTGAAGAAGTTCATCACCACTGATGGCACACGCAGGGAGATTTTCattgctaagaacacgtatatgaGCACCAGTGTCACTGCGGATTCCCTGTATAATATGCCCACCTTTTCCAATAATGCATCCAATCTGGTCTGATGGCACAAGCAACCGAACGGTAACTTGAGCTAAACCTTCATCACTTTCTTCATTCCCAATATCATCATCTATGGATAGCTTTTCATGAACTCTAAAGAGAGCGTCTTGGGCAGGGCAAACCTTATCTTCAGCATCTACTAGGGTATTAGTTTCCCTGCTTGAGCTAAATATTGTGATAACTCTCTCATCACAACCAGATACACTCTCACCAATCCTTATCTTAGCTTGAGTGTCGGCCCTCATCTGCTTAGCAATTTCTCCA from Oryza glaberrima chromosome 3, OglaRS2, whole genome shotgun sequence carries:
- the LOC127766494 gene encoding 29 kDa ribonucleoprotein A, chloroplastic-like gives rise to the protein MAATLFSTALSPHLLPLPSTSSNPASSSLSFLSKPLLPALAVAGWPRRRTSPFVPVAVAVSEEVETEEEEEEGSGGEEFSDDLRVFVGNLPFSVDSAQLAGLFEQAGSVEMVEVIYDKLTGRSRGFGFVTMSSVEEVEAAVEQFNGYILDGRSLRVNSGPPPPREQSSRRAPRGEANRVYVGNLSWGVDNAALANLFSGEGEVLEAKVIYDRESGRSRGFGFVTYGSAEEVENAVSNLDGADMDGRQIRVTVAESKPPRRQY
- the LOC127766493 gene encoding KH domain-containing protein At4g18375; its protein translation is MVGPGHRNSHGKRHSDYAENGGGKRRNPGDDTYAPGPDDTVYRYLCPSRKIGSIIGRGGEIAKQMRADTQAKIRIGESVSGCDERVITIFSSSRETNTLVDAEDKVCPAQDALFRVHEKLSIDDDIGNEESDEGLAQVTVRLLVPSDQIGCIIGKGGHIIQGIRSDTGAHIRVLSNENLPACAISGDELLQISGDSTVVRKALLQVSSRLHDNPSRSQHLLASSMTQPYPVGSHLGSSSTAPVVGITPLISSYGGYKGDVAGDWPSIYQPRREESSAKEFSLRLLCAASNVGGVIGKGGGIIKQIRQESGAFIKVDSSNTEDDCIITVSAKEFFEDPVSPTINAAVHLQPRCSEKTDPESVIPSYTTRLLVSTSRIGCLIGKGGSIITEIRRTSRANIRILSKENVPKVAAEDEEMVQISGDLDVVRHALLQITTRLKANFFEREGALSGFPPVIPYHPLPVGVSEGPKYLGRDTKPLGHDYPYSSGYRGSDDIGPIDSYASYGSSQVSGGGYGAYGGYSGRSGSSGLSGPSSFSYGKRHGY